A genomic window from Lentibacter algarum includes:
- a CDS encoding tyrosine-type recombinase/integrase: protein MANNLQIDWQSQLQRLEGAYAPNTLRSYYADVGEFVDWCEQRGRQSFPLTDGILVAYLAHMEQRLSFSSIRRKLSSVKRMHSLLGHGKHTHGEDFAIAYRRMRRGKTMSQRQARGINEELLLRAIAAQPNTITGIRNAALLSVGYDFLARRSELTSLQVSDINFEEGGTLRGVIRRSKTDQFGRGRLTFGSERSAKLLRRWLRRKPADIDWVFCAISHDTCIDRPICGRSVNNIIKKSVVRVKGHRPRDAEISGHSLRVGAAQDLLIKGHDTAAIMRAGGWRSLNVLSAYLNQAEHNVWS, encoded by the coding sequence ATGGCAAATAATTTACAAATAGACTGGCAAAGCCAACTCCAGCGCCTCGAGGGCGCCTACGCCCCAAACACGCTGCGCTCATACTACGCCGATGTGGGGGAGTTTGTCGACTGGTGTGAGCAGCGCGGGCGGCAGTCCTTCCCACTTACGGATGGCATACTCGTTGCCTACCTCGCGCACATGGAGCAGCGGCTCAGCTTCAGCTCCATCCGCCGCAAGCTCTCCTCAGTGAAGCGCATGCACAGTCTGCTTGGACATGGAAAGCATACGCACGGCGAGGACTTCGCAATTGCCTACCGCAGGATGCGGCGCGGCAAGACAATGAGCCAGCGCCAGGCGAGGGGTATCAACGAGGAGCTCTTGCTCAGGGCCATTGCCGCGCAGCCGAATACCATTACGGGTATTCGCAATGCGGCACTCCTGTCCGTGGGCTACGACTTCCTAGCTCGCCGCTCAGAGCTAACGAGCCTACAAGTGTCAGATATCAATTTTGAGGAGGGGGGCACCCTGAGGGGTGTCATCCGCCGCAGCAAGACCGACCAGTTTGGCCGCGGAAGACTCACATTTGGCTCCGAGCGCTCCGCAAAGCTGCTCCGCCGCTGGCTGAGGCGCAAGCCCGCCGACATAGACTGGGTCTTCTGCGCGATTAGCCACGATACTTGTATCGACAGGCCCATCTGCGGGCGCAGCGTCAACAACATCATCAAGAAGTCTGTCGTCCGCGTGAAGGGCCACAGGCCGAGGGATGCGGAGATTTCGGGTCACTCGCTGCGCGTTGGCGCGGCGCAGGACCTGCTCATTAAGGGGCACGACACGGCCGCCATTATGAGGGCAGGGGGCTGGCGCAGCCTCAACGTCCTCAGCGCCTACCTAAATCAGGCAGAGCACAACGTCTGGAGTTGA
- a CDS encoding helix-turn-helix transcriptional regulator — translation MARAALGWSVTDLAKHSSVGARTIHRIESEGGLAVATQANIKLIVTTLEAAGIEFIGAPDNGPGVRLWLHFDSQ, via the coding sequence ATGGCTCGGGCAGCTCTTGGTTGGTCAGTGACAGATCTCGCCAAACATAGTTCTGTAGGTGCCCGAACCATACATCGCATTGAGAGTGAGGGCGGCCTCGCAGTGGCCACACAAGCTAATATTAAGCTGATCGTTACAACGCTTGAGGCGGCTGGCATCGAGTTCATCGGCGCGCCGGACAACGGCCCCGGCGTCAGGCTGTGGTTGCACTTTGACTCCCAGTGA
- a CDS encoding VanZ family protein, which translates to MYFLSPRRIVTALLAAGLAVAMLTPVDVPQSVPSGTDKLVHLAAFGLLVLPAALSRRVPLGLLFVGLFVGAAAFGGAIELIQPHFGRSADVNDWVADMAGAALGLLLALGIRRIR; encoded by the coding sequence ATGTATTTCCTCTCCCCCCGCCGCATTGTTACTGCCCTCTTGGCTGCAGGCCTCGCCGTCGCGATGCTCACACCCGTGGATGTGCCGCAATCCGTTCCGAGTGGCACAGACAAGCTCGTGCACCTCGCGGCCTTTGGGCTGCTCGTGTTGCCCGCAGCCCTGTCGCGACGCGTTCCGCTCGGCCTGCTCTTTGTCGGGCTCTTTGTTGGAGCCGCCGCCTTCGGTGGGGCAATCGAGCTCATCCAGCCCCACTTTGGCCGCAGTGCGGATGTCAACGACTGGGTGGCGGACATGGCTGGCGCCGCACTTGGCCTGCTGCTGGCGTTGGGTATTCGACGCATCCGTTGA
- a CDS encoding AbrB/MazE/SpoVT family DNA-binding domain-containing protein, producing MTTLKITSVGNSAAVLLPKELLAKLGVDTGDLLQVIETENGIELTAYDRTFDTQMKVAEDIMHENRDLLRRLAK from the coding sequence ATGACCACACTCAAGATCACATCCGTTGGAAACTCCGCCGCCGTCCTCTTGCCAAAAGAGCTCCTAGCCAAATTAGGTGTCGACACGGGCGACCTCCTGCAAGTCATTGAGACGGAGAACGGCATTGAGCTGACGGCCTATGACCGCACATTTGATACGCAGATGAAGGTGGCGGAAGATATCATGCACGAAAATCGTGACCTCTTGCGGCGACTGGCTAAATAA
- a CDS encoding type II toxin-antitoxin system death-on-curing family toxin, whose protein sequence is MRDKGLLLSALSRPENAYHTSEPKPDIAELTAAYGFGLSKNHPFNDANKRTALIAMRLFLKLNGFDLAASAEEKYATIIGVAASEMSEAELAQWIRGNLREIGN, encoded by the coding sequence CTGCGAGATAAAGGCTTGCTCCTTTCAGCCTTATCAAGGCCCGAAAATGCGTACCACACCTCAGAACCAAAGCCAGACATTGCTGAACTGACTGCAGCCTACGGCTTCGGCCTGTCAAAAAATCACCCATTTAATGATGCAAATAAGCGGACTGCACTCATCGCAATGCGCCTATTTCTGAAATTGAACGGGTTTGACCTGGCCGCCTCGGCTGAGGAAAAATACGCCACGATTATTGGCGTGGCCGCGAGCGAAATGAGCGAGGCTGAACTTGCGCAGTGGATCAGGGGTAACCTCAGAGAGATAGGAAATTAG
- the galU gene encoding UTP--glucose-1-phosphate uridylyltransferase GalU, giving the protein MKLRKAVFPVAGFGTRFLPATKAMPKELLPIVDKPLIQYAAEEAIAAGIDTLIFVTGRNKRAIEDHFDNNQELELALRAKGKDEQADMVRRILPEGVECIFMRQPEQLGLGHAVLCAERAVGSDPFAVLLADDFLTGSDHGVTADLARAFKTTGKSQLSVMEVNGADISKYGVVIPGDTQGAIAGLVEKPDAASAPSNLASIGRYVLTPDIFDILRTQPPGAGGEIQLADAINTQAVSGAVDGVKLNGRRFDCGSVQGYLDAIITVASQRQLISQKK; this is encoded by the coding sequence ATGAAATTACGCAAGGCAGTTTTTCCTGTGGCCGGGTTTGGAACACGCTTCCTTCCTGCGACCAAGGCGATGCCAAAAGAATTGCTGCCCATAGTCGACAAACCTCTCATCCAATATGCGGCGGAAGAGGCAATTGCTGCCGGAATTGATACGCTTATATTTGTAACCGGAAGGAACAAGCGAGCAATAGAAGATCACTTTGACAATAATCAAGAACTAGAACTCGCTCTACGCGCCAAGGGCAAAGACGAACAGGCAGACATGGTAAGACGTATTCTCCCAGAGGGAGTAGAATGTATTTTTATGCGCCAACCCGAACAGTTAGGCCTTGGACATGCGGTGCTTTGCGCAGAGCGTGCAGTGGGCTCTGATCCATTCGCCGTACTCCTGGCAGATGACTTTCTCACAGGCTCAGACCACGGCGTCACCGCGGACCTTGCACGCGCGTTCAAAACCACGGGCAAGTCCCAACTGAGTGTCATGGAGGTTAACGGAGCTGATATTTCCAAATACGGTGTTGTGATCCCCGGCGACACTCAGGGCGCGATTGCAGGGCTCGTCGAAAAACCTGATGCTGCATCAGCGCCCTCCAATTTGGCTAGTATTGGACGTTATGTGCTAACACCTGACATCTTTGATATTTTGCGCACACAGCCCCCTGGCGCCGGCGGTGAGATACAACTCGCAGATGCTATAAATACCCAAGCGGTATCCGGGGCTGTCGATGGCGTGAAACTAAACGGCCGCCGCTTTGACTGCGGCAGCGTGCAAGGCTACCTTGATGCCATCATAACCGTCGCCTCTCAGAGGCAACTTATCTCCCAAAAAAAGTAG
- a CDS encoding isoprenyl transferase, with translation MAETSSITPQNSTISHVGIIMDGNGRWAVDRGLSRSAGHIQGAKAVKDIISAASHFGLKILTLYAFSTENWNRPKYEVAVLMRLFKSELHKQTAELIHKNVKVRFIGSRARLPKTLVQTMNQLEANTAHNTGLTLQLAINYGGRQDLLEAFKKLAHDVEATKLKPEDITVSDISDALSTGGISDPDLIIRTSGELRLSNFLLWQAAYSEFAFVDKHWPSFNPEDFVDVIENATNRTRRFGGL, from the coding sequence ATGGCTGAAACAAGCTCCATCACACCTCAAAACAGCACAATAAGCCATGTTGGCATCATTATGGACGGAAATGGCCGATGGGCCGTGGATCGAGGGCTCAGCAGAAGTGCCGGGCATATTCAGGGTGCAAAAGCCGTCAAAGACATCATATCAGCCGCGTCTCACTTTGGACTTAAAATCCTAACCCTATATGCATTTTCGACAGAAAATTGGAACAGGCCAAAATACGAAGTCGCAGTCCTGATGCGCTTATTCAAAAGCGAATTACATAAACAAACCGCTGAGCTGATCCACAAGAATGTCAAGGTGCGGTTTATCGGCTCTCGGGCACGGCTTCCCAAAACGCTCGTTCAAACAATGAACCAATTAGAAGCCAACACCGCTCACAATACGGGACTGACACTACAACTCGCTATAAATTACGGTGGACGACAAGATTTGCTTGAGGCGTTTAAAAAACTCGCACACGATGTAGAGGCAACAAAGCTCAAACCCGAAGATATAACAGTGTCTGACATTTCGGATGCACTGAGTACCGGTGGCATATCAGATCCAGATTTAATCATCAGAACCTCTGGTGAGTTAAGGCTTTCGAACTTTTTACTCTGGCAAGCTGCCTATAGTGAATTCGCGTTTGTTGATAAGCACTGGCCGTCTTTTAACCCAGAAGACTTTGTAGATGTAATAGAAAACGCCACAAATAGGACACGCAGATTTGGTGGGCTATAA
- a CDS encoding glycosyltransferase N-terminal domain-containing protein: MNFKYKSKILKIYVIASALTDPIYDLVHRYRLLKGKEDRNAKANRFGTTKIERPKGPLTWFHAASLGESLAVLPLIDKLLSNDKDLHVILTTQTLTSARILKQRLPPRAIHQVAPYDTDKASTRFLNHWKPDLAVWTEGDLWPTIMLKTKQHGIPMALLNARVSSNTIKKWRRWPRAALDLLGLFDRICVQEEALASVLKQLNVDPKKLTVTGSLKADAPKLAYKKDTLADLTQLLEGRSAWLASATHQNEDEVIVSAHQQILQNGDPIRPLLIIAPRHPERGAKLARKLRDQGWRVKVRSDGEKILADTEIYVADTLGELGLWYRLCPIAFIGGTLVPKGGHNPYEPAQLNCAIVHGQHTENFAQIYKALDTLDGAIRAVNAQEISNAVLRLQDEGLRKKITLAAQDVLMRTQPSSQSMTMQALRALQELHDKPLMNQRPNIDDVSVIAPNLKYRLSGVTSTVVRLIPLQAKEFPVAATGPGLPEEVPQVSLWSLIFMSRSGPQGWRIWHARRNTEMVLGLILRNLLKKRLKLIFTSASQREHTYVTRCLISSMDAVVATSEKSQSYLKVPAQVVYHGIDTTSFSPVTNKRTLRAKLGLPIEGKLIGCFGRIRHQKGTDLFLETAISLCQQHKDLYAIILGRALPKDKDFLQSLKLRLKQTGLQNRILFYEEVTVSEMANWYRAIDLYVAPQRWEGFGLTPLEAMACGVPVVAADVGAFRNLIIHGKTGLVVPKDSLADLCEATNTLLEDSEKLSSYGALARSHTSTKFDIKGESTSLLNLYKNLLTSGAK; encoded by the coding sequence ATGAATTTTAAGTATAAAAGCAAAATTTTAAAAATTTATGTTATCGCCAGCGCTTTGACAGACCCTATATACGATCTGGTTCACAGATATCGTCTGCTCAAAGGTAAAGAGGATAGAAACGCAAAGGCCAACCGTTTCGGGACTACTAAAATTGAAAGACCAAAGGGCCCTTTGACCTGGTTTCATGCGGCCAGTCTGGGTGAGAGCCTCGCAGTCCTGCCTCTAATTGACAAGCTGCTGTCCAACGACAAAGATTTACATGTCATTCTCACAACACAGACTTTGACGTCCGCACGCATTTTGAAACAGCGCCTGCCCCCACGGGCGATACATCAAGTCGCACCATACGACACAGACAAGGCGTCGACGCGCTTTTTAAATCATTGGAAACCGGATCTTGCAGTTTGGACTGAAGGTGACTTATGGCCTACCATAATGCTCAAAACCAAACAGCACGGCATACCCATGGCATTGTTAAATGCTCGGGTCTCTTCAAACACCATTAAAAAATGGCGCCGGTGGCCACGTGCAGCGCTTGACTTACTGGGTCTTTTTGATCGCATCTGCGTCCAAGAAGAAGCCCTTGCCAGCGTCCTAAAACAACTCAACGTTGATCCCAAAAAGCTAACCGTAACTGGATCTTTAAAGGCAGATGCACCAAAATTAGCATATAAAAAAGATACATTAGCCGACTTAACTCAGCTGCTTGAAGGTCGTTCAGCATGGTTGGCAAGCGCAACACATCAAAATGAAGATGAGGTTATTGTCAGCGCACATCAGCAGATACTCCAAAATGGCGATCCCATACGCCCTCTTCTCATTATTGCCCCGCGCCACCCAGAACGAGGGGCCAAGCTGGCACGTAAGCTGAGAGACCAAGGATGGCGAGTTAAAGTGCGTTCGGACGGTGAAAAAATTCTTGCTGATACAGAGATCTATGTCGCTGACACTCTCGGCGAATTGGGGCTCTGGTATCGATTATGCCCCATTGCGTTTATTGGAGGCACACTTGTCCCAAAAGGTGGACATAACCCATACGAACCAGCACAATTGAACTGTGCAATTGTTCATGGCCAACATACCGAAAACTTTGCTCAAATATATAAAGCTCTCGATACGTTAGACGGTGCAATCCGCGCGGTTAACGCCCAAGAGATATCAAATGCTGTTTTACGCCTCCAAGATGAAGGTTTGCGTAAAAAGATAACACTTGCTGCGCAGGATGTTCTGATGAGGACGCAACCTTCGTCGCAAAGTATGACGATGCAAGCTTTGAGAGCTCTACAAGAACTGCATGACAAGCCACTTATGAACCAAAGACCCAATATTGACGACGTTTCGGTAATAGCACCGAACTTAAAATACCGCCTCTCCGGAGTAACCTCTACCGTCGTACGCCTGATCCCGTTGCAAGCAAAGGAGTTCCCTGTTGCTGCAACCGGACCTGGTTTGCCCGAAGAAGTACCACAAGTCTCACTCTGGTCTCTCATCTTCATGTCCCGCTCCGGGCCACAAGGCTGGAGGATCTGGCATGCCCGTCGCAATACCGAGATGGTTTTGGGGCTTATTCTTCGTAACCTCCTCAAAAAGCGCCTAAAACTTATTTTTACCTCCGCGTCCCAAAGAGAGCACACATATGTGACGCGCTGTCTAATTAGCTCAATGGATGCAGTCGTTGCGACATCAGAGAAATCGCAGTCTTATCTCAAGGTACCAGCGCAAGTGGTCTACCATGGTATAGATACAACCAGTTTTTCACCTGTCACGAATAAGCGCACACTTCGGGCAAAGCTTGGCTTACCAATAGAGGGAAAACTGATTGGTTGCTTTGGGCGCATTAGACATCAAAAAGGGACCGATTTATTTTTAGAAACAGCTATTTCTCTTTGTCAGCAACACAAAGACCTATACGCAATTATACTTGGTCGCGCTCTACCGAAAGATAAAGATTTTTTACAGTCGCTTAAATTACGCTTAAAACAAACTGGGCTCCAGAATAGAATTCTCTTCTATGAAGAGGTCACGGTTAGTGAAATGGCCAACTGGTACCGAGCCATTGATTTATATGTAGCGCCACAGAGATGGGAAGGGTTTGGATTAACACCCCTCGAAGCAATGGCGTGCGGTGTTCCTGTTGTTGCAGCAGATGTTGGTGCATTCAGAAATCTGATAATCCACGGAAAAACTGGACTAGTTGTTCCAAAGGACTCACTGGCAGATCTGTGTGAGGCGACAAATACTCTGCTGGAAGACAGCGAAAAACTAAGCTCATATGGAGCATTGGCAAGATCACACACATCAACGAAATTCGACATCAAAGGTGAATCAACGTCTCTTTTAAACCTATATAAAAACCTCCTCACCAGTGGCGCAAAGTAA
- a CDS encoding Wzz/FepE/Etk N-terminal domain-containing protein: protein MPNYEPEQNASDEIDLKELFLALWAYKFLIAALSIFVSIAAGIYALRAEKVYTASTIFALSESTSSSGILGGELGGLAALAGVKAGSGSEKALVERVSSRDFILEVAADLNLKDDELFNSYNPNSQAPKWKASLKAVLGLQSASQDPVNMQIWSIVSSYEDLVSIDVTDSGSIKISVKHTAPERAAQIANFLASKIILVLGQEDEESVDKKLEYLSRTLADALQDLEKAQSALKQYSLENSTQAFESFAVGSVMLDEMRDQRETSAEDLAAIEALKQFLAADKTTLADYQELRQSFPEIDQSGFRRIMGLSEVTTAWTWPSIATVLQVEASVRERLASLDREILKLSDDALRYASSAEELAQLTRNLKIAEAAYTVLIEQVKTQSLVAGFQPDSSKIIALADVPISPSEPKKFLIIALGLVLGLFGSAALALILNLRRGVYFSLSNLLGAVGADSAHSLGKLKHLKEKDIISVQKELAKLPINWARQTVLELEVQEGAKPVFLCDLSLNNRGGVLGRIIAATAGALGRNAALIDLSRSAIKSDQLRGLESENELVRVGEGEGCSEYAYVCQGRNLDMLYSKKFKTIVAGLFEKHDIVIFSVNDDDMETVQASSGVGELNVIASVKPGKTKHTSLQNLLKRSKVGVVLYG from the coding sequence GTGCCGAATTATGAACCAGAGCAAAATGCTAGCGATGAAATAGATTTGAAGGAACTTTTTTTAGCTTTATGGGCTTATAAGTTCCTCATTGCAGCCTTGAGTATTTTTGTTTCAATTGCGGCTGGCATTTATGCTTTGCGGGCAGAAAAGGTGTATACAGCAAGTACCATTTTCGCCCTTAGTGAAAGTACAAGCTCTTCTGGTATTTTGGGGGGTGAGCTGGGTGGCTTAGCTGCGTTGGCCGGCGTGAAAGCTGGATCAGGCTCTGAGAAGGCGTTGGTTGAACGTGTCAGCTCAAGAGACTTCATTCTTGAAGTAGCGGCCGATCTCAATCTGAAAGACGATGAGCTGTTCAATAGCTACAACCCAAACTCTCAAGCTCCTAAGTGGAAGGCCTCCCTTAAGGCGGTTCTGGGGCTGCAATCGGCGTCACAAGATCCTGTGAATATGCAAATTTGGTCAATCGTCTCTTCATATGAGGACTTAGTGAGTATTGATGTAACTGACTCTGGGTCTATCAAGATATCGGTAAAGCACACGGCTCCAGAGAGAGCCGCTCAGATAGCTAATTTTTTAGCCTCAAAAATTATTTTGGTGCTTGGGCAGGAGGATGAAGAATCTGTTGATAAAAAACTGGAGTATTTGTCGCGAACACTTGCTGATGCGTTACAAGATTTGGAAAAAGCGCAAAGCGCTTTGAAGCAATATAGCTTGGAAAATAGCACTCAGGCGTTTGAGAGTTTTGCTGTTGGGTCGGTCATGCTCGATGAGATGCGTGACCAGCGTGAAACGAGTGCAGAAGATTTAGCTGCGATTGAAGCCCTTAAACAGTTTCTGGCTGCTGATAAAACGACATTAGCTGATTACCAGGAGCTAAGACAATCCTTCCCGGAAATCGACCAGTCAGGCTTTCGGCGCATTATGGGGTTAAGTGAAGTCACTACTGCTTGGACATGGCCTAGTATCGCCACAGTTTTGCAGGTCGAGGCCAGTGTGCGAGAAAGGCTTGCATCGCTTGACCGCGAAATACTGAAGCTTTCAGATGATGCGTTGAGGTATGCGTCAAGTGCAGAAGAGTTGGCGCAGTTAACGCGAAACTTAAAAATTGCTGAGGCAGCATACACTGTTTTAATTGAGCAAGTGAAAACGCAGTCTTTGGTCGCTGGATTCCAGCCTGACTCTTCAAAGATTATAGCCTTAGCGGACGTTCCTATTTCGCCAAGTGAGCCTAAGAAATTTCTCATTATTGCACTTGGCTTGGTGCTGGGGTTATTTGGGAGCGCTGCGCTTGCATTGATTTTAAATTTGCGCCGCGGTGTTTATTTTAGCTTGTCCAATTTGTTAGGGGCTGTGGGGGCGGATTCTGCGCACAGTCTTGGAAAGCTGAAGCATCTAAAAGAAAAAGATATTATCTCTGTTCAGAAAGAGTTAGCGAAACTTCCCATTAATTGGGCGCGCCAAACAGTGCTCGAGCTTGAAGTTCAAGAGGGTGCTAAGCCCGTGTTTCTTTGTGATTTAAGTTTGAACAATCGTGGCGGTGTCTTGGGACGCATTATTGCTGCAACAGCGGGGGCTCTAGGACGTAACGCTGCGTTGATAGATTTGTCACGTAGTGCGATCAAAAGCGACCAATTGCGTGGTTTGGAAAGTGAGAATGAACTCGTGCGTGTCGGGGAAGGGGAGGGGTGTTCGGAATATGCATATGTGTGTCAGGGTAGAAATTTAGACATGTTATATTCCAAAAAGTTTAAGACCATTGTGGCGGGGCTTTTTGAAAAACATGATATTGTGATATTTTCCGTTAATGATGACGACATGGAGACGGTTCAGGCCTCTTCGGGTGTCGGTGAACTCAATGTGATCGCCAGCGTAAAGCCGGGCAAAACCAAGCATACGTCACTTCAAAATTTATTGAAACGTAGCAAAGTGGGAGTTGTGCTGTATGGGTAA
- a CDS encoding IS6 family transposase, with protein sequence MNIPTHMLRLKGFRYPREIIAYAVWAYHRFALSTADVEDLLAARGVVVSREAIRLWVNRFGQHFVNCIRRDRPQPNDKWHLDEVVITIRGKKHWLWRAIDANGDVLDILVQTRRNAKAAKRFFQRLITLFGEPRVVITDKLRSYIQPISKLAPGADHRAHKGLNNAIEVSHRPTRKREKIFGRFKSHRQAQRFLSAHDQINLIFRPRRYQLNATSYRHARTDAFNLWSDYTAEMAA encoded by the coding sequence ATGAACATTCCGACCCATATGCTGCGCCTGAAAGGCTTCCGCTACCCCCGCGAGATCATTGCTTACGCGGTTTGGGCGTACCATCGCTTTGCACTGAGCACGGCGGATGTCGAGGACCTGTTGGCAGCGCGGGGCGTGGTTGTCAGCCGTGAGGCGATCCGGCTATGGGTCAATCGCTTTGGGCAACATTTCGTAAACTGCATCCGCCGGGATCGACCGCAACCGAACGACAAATGGCATCTTGACGAAGTCGTTATTACAATCCGTGGCAAGAAACATTGGTTGTGGCGCGCGATCGACGCAAATGGCGACGTGCTCGATATTCTCGTGCAAACACGCCGAAACGCAAAGGCCGCAAAGCGGTTCTTCCAAAGATTGATCACCCTGTTCGGCGAACCACGGGTCGTGATCACCGACAAGTTGCGCAGTTACATCCAGCCCATCAGTAAACTGGCACCGGGCGCGGATCATCGCGCCCACAAGGGTTTGAACAATGCGATCGAAGTGTCGCACAGGCCGACGCGTAAACGAGAGAAAATATTTGGCCGATTCAAATCCCACCGGCAGGCTCAAAGGTTTCTGTCAGCACATGACCAGATCAACCTGATCTTCCGACCGCGCCGCTATCAACTGAACGCAACCTCATACCGCCACGCCCGCACTGATGCGTTCAACCTCTGGTCCGATTACACCGCCGAAATGGCGGCATGA
- a CDS encoding LysR family transcriptional regulator has product MKPIPISLRQIDYVIATADGGSTAAAARILNVSQPSVSLAIAKVEEHFGRPLFARTAGQGIAPTHYGQQKLGEFRRLRINAQRTLNADMAENAILNLGVFSTLGPRYAPRLVRGFQDETPSIQVRLHEANLETLSGWLETGRIDVALIYDLGLPSTLEITPLADIRPYGLLPAGHPLAGRKAISMAELLQDPLILMSLPHSRGYFLTLAQMHGISPTIAYETASVEMLRSMVANGLGVGLLATDIPHDTAYDQRPVVRMPLTGNLAPHRIALARSGQLRSNPLVNQFTAYAQSAFAAESALLQEYGP; this is encoded by the coding sequence ATGAAACCTATACCCATAAGCCTACGGCAAATTGATTACGTGATTGCCACGGCGGACGGGGGCAGCACAGCCGCCGCCGCGCGCATATTGAACGTGTCACAGCCATCCGTATCCTTGGCGATTGCGAAAGTAGAGGAACACTTCGGTCGTCCCCTGTTTGCACGCACCGCAGGCCAAGGGATCGCTCCTACGCATTATGGTCAACAAAAACTTGGTGAGTTCAGGCGCTTGCGTATAAACGCCCAGCGTACGTTGAATGCCGACATGGCAGAGAACGCCATCCTAAATCTTGGCGTTTTTTCCACCCTTGGCCCGCGTTATGCGCCAAGGCTGGTGCGTGGCTTTCAAGATGAAACCCCAAGCATCCAAGTGCGCCTGCACGAAGCAAATCTCGAAACTCTCTCTGGATGGCTGGAGACCGGCCGGATTGATGTCGCCCTCATCTATGATCTGGGCCTCCCCTCAACCCTCGAAATTACGCCGCTTGCAGATATACGGCCCTATGGCCTGTTACCCGCAGGGCATCCGTTGGCGGGCCGAAAGGCCATCAGCATGGCCGAATTACTGCAAGACCCTCTGATTTTGATGAGCTTGCCACATAGTCGCGGCTATTTTCTCACCTTGGCTCAAATGCACGGGATTAGCCCAACGATTGCCTACGAAACCGCATCTGTCGAGATGCTGCGTTCGATGGTCGCGAACGGTCTGGGCGTTGGGCTTCTGGCGACCGATATTCCGCATGATACCGCGTATGATCAACGGCCCGTTGTACGGATGCCTCTCACCGGAAACCTGGCACCTCATCGCATTGCTTTGGCACGGTCAGGGCAATTGCGATCAAACCCTTTGGTCAATCAATTCACTGCATACGCGCAAAGTGCCTTTGCAGCAGAATCTGCACTTTTGCAGGAATATGGACCATGA